From the Macaca thibetana thibetana isolate TM-01 chromosome 12, ASM2454274v1, whole genome shotgun sequence genome, one window contains:
- the ERMN gene encoding ermin: MTDVPATFTQAECNGDKPPENGQQTITKTSEELTDVDSHLPHYRVEPSLEGVPSKGNQEERRKLQGNMLLNSSMEEKILKENSEQKFFIVHKAITDLSLQETSADEMTFREGHQWEKIPLSGSNKEIRRQERIAEQPLEEEEDEDRKNKGHQAAEIEWLGFRKPSQADMLHSKHEEEQKVWDEEINDDDDDDNCNDDEDEVRVIEFKKKHEEVSQFKEEGDASEDSPLSSASSQAVTPDEQPILGKKSDISRNAYSRYNTISYRKIRKGNTKQRIDEFESMMHL; this comes from the exons ATGACAGATGTTCCAGCTACATTTACCCAAGCTGAATGTAATGGGGATAAACCACCTGAAAACGGTCAACAAACAATCACTAAAACTAGTGAGGAATTGACTGATGTGGACAGCCACCTGCCACACTACAGGGTAGAACCCAGTCTTGAAGGTGTACCCAGCAAAGGAAatcaggaggaaagaagaaaattacaagGGAACATGTTGCTCAACTCATCCATGGAGGAGAAAATTCTAAAAG aaaactcAGAACAGAAATTCTTTATTGTTCATAAGGCTATCACAGATCTTTCTCTCCAAGAAACAAGTGCTGATGAAATGACATTCAGAGAAG GGCATCAGTGGGAGAAGATTCCTTTGAGTGGCAGTAACAAGGAAATAAGAAGACAGGAGAGGATTGCTGAGCAACCTcttgaagaggaagaagatgaggaCAGGAAGAACAAAGGTCACCAGGCAGCTGAAATTGAATGGCTGGGATTTCGAAAACCTAGCCAAGCTGACATGTTACATTCTAAACATGAAGAGGAGCAGAAGGTTTGGGATGAAGaaattaatgatgatgatgatgatgataattgcAATGATGACGAAGATGAAGTTCGAGTgatagaatttaagaaaaaacatGAAGAGGTTTCTCAATTTAAAGAGGAAGGTGATGCAAGTGAGGACTCCCCACTGAGCAGTGCCAGTTCCCAAGCCGTGACACCTGATGAGCAGCCAATCTTAGGGAAGAAGAGCGATATCTCCAGAAATGCTTATTCCAGATACAATACAATATCCTATCGGAAAATCAGAAAGGGAAATACCAAGCAAAGAATTGACGAGTTCGAGTCTATGATGCATTTATAA